One window of the Natrinema sp. CBA1119 genome contains the following:
- a CDS encoding nitrate/nitrite transporter: MTAKSTSGPASDGTPPIRGSPRRGVASATLGFFVGFAGVVLYGPVATELEGAMGLSGLTLGLLVAAPQLTGSLLRIPFGAWVEDVGAAKPFLVLLGGAVVGMAGLSTILVTLGTDGLTMAHYPLVFLFGALSGCGIATFSVGAAQTSYWSPEDRQGTMLAVYAGLGNSSPGIFTLLVPVALAALGLTGAYLAWFGFLVCGTFVYGVIAVDPPFFQLRKQGLQTETAKQRAETRGQELFPSGDAMASIREAAGIPRTWVLVALFFASFGGFLALTTWFPSYWTAVHDLDLQASGALTAIAFTLLAALIRVPGGIISDRIGGERTAIASFAVVAVAAAVLMAARTVPIAVAATVLLGIGIGIANAAVFGLVPKYVPEAVGGASGLVGGLGAFGGFVIPPILGLFVDLQGPAGYANGFVVFLVLAIASIGLSGGLYRARVVPTPDGPVPSDD, encoded by the coding sequence ATGACCGCGAAATCGACATCTGGTCCCGCGAGCGACGGCACACCCCCAATCCGGGGGAGTCCGCGACGGGGTGTGGCGTCCGCGACGCTCGGCTTCTTCGTCGGATTCGCCGGCGTGGTGCTCTACGGCCCCGTCGCGACCGAACTCGAGGGGGCGATGGGCCTCTCTGGGCTCACGCTCGGACTGCTGGTCGCAGCGCCGCAGTTGACCGGGTCGCTCCTTCGCATTCCCTTCGGCGCGTGGGTCGAGGACGTCGGGGCGGCGAAGCCGTTCCTGGTTTTGCTCGGCGGTGCCGTCGTGGGGATGGCCGGCCTGTCGACGATTCTCGTAACCCTCGGGACCGACGGTCTGACGATGGCCCACTACCCGCTCGTCTTCCTGTTCGGCGCGCTTTCGGGCTGTGGAATCGCGACGTTCTCCGTCGGGGCGGCCCAGACGTCGTACTGGTCACCGGAGGACCGACAGGGAACGATGCTCGCTGTGTACGCGGGCCTGGGCAACAGCTCGCCGGGAATCTTCACCCTCCTCGTCCCCGTCGCGCTCGCCGCGCTCGGCCTGACGGGTGCCTACCTCGCGTGGTTCGGCTTTCTCGTCTGCGGGACGTTCGTCTACGGCGTCATCGCCGTCGATCCCCCGTTCTTCCAGCTCCGGAAGCAGGGACTCCAGACCGAGACAGCGAAGCAACGGGCCGAAACGCGGGGCCAGGAGCTGTTCCCGAGCGGGGACGCGATGGCGTCGATCCGCGAGGCGGCCGGCATCCCGCGAACGTGGGTGCTCGTCGCGCTCTTTTTCGCGTCGTTCGGCGGCTTCCTCGCGTTGACGACCTGGTTTCCGTCCTACTGGACGGCCGTCCACGATCTCGACCTGCAGGCGTCGGGTGCCCTCACCGCGATCGCCTTCACGCTACTCGCGGCGCTCATTCGCGTTCCGGGGGGCATCATCAGTGACCGAATCGGCGGCGAACGGACCGCGATCGCGAGTTTCGCTGTCGTCGCCGTCGCTGCGGCCGTTCTGATGGCGGCTCGGACCGTCCCGATCGCGGTCGCCGCGACGGTCCTGCTCGGTATCGGGATCGGCATCGCCAACGCGGCTGTGTTCGGGCTCGTCCCGAAGTACGTGCCGGAGGCCGTCGGCGGCGCGTCGGGGCTGGTCGGCGGCCTCGGCGCGTTCGGCGGCTTCGTCATCCCGCCGATTCTCGGGCTCTTCGTCGATCTGCAGGGGCCCGCCGGCTACGCGAACGGTTTCGTCGTTTTCCTCGTCCTCGCGATCGCCTCGATTGGGCTCTCGGGCGGGCTGTACCGCGCTCGAGTGGTGCCGACGCCGGACGGCCCGGTTCCGTCCGACGATTGA
- a CDS encoding twin-arginine translocase subunit TatC, whose product MSDEPADDRDAESPEESRDDPDIEGPDESRGDLDERPLAPDDAAESDPASDTGSSATDGVESPNLETDGEGVVGDPHTPEQPYPDPDDDIGGLSTPPDDEEMPLADHIEEMVLRLAVVLLFGAGGTAIGLLWASDAIEFIWFNVFPYDAGEVPPPHVYNPLELWLTRIKISSLLGIMIALPAFVYECYLFMRPGLYPNERKYYLAAVPTSVVLGAIGMLFSYVLVLPILFRYFTYYAEGSAEIAYALGDTFNLIITLMGFLAIVFQIPLFIMLAIMMGVTTRRWLAQKRLYFWAGFAGLSFMFTLDPTGMAPILVAVTMILLFEGTLFVLKWVGRE is encoded by the coding sequence ATGTCGGACGAGCCGGCGGACGATCGCGATGCCGAGTCTCCCGAAGAGTCACGGGACGACCCCGATATCGAGGGCCCTGACGAGTCACGGGGCGACCTCGACGAGCGACCGCTAGCTCCGGACGATGCCGCCGAATCCGACCCCGCCTCCGATACCGGATCGTCAGCGACCGACGGTGTGGAGTCGCCGAACCTCGAGACCGACGGCGAAGGCGTCGTCGGCGATCCGCACACCCCCGAGCAGCCGTACCCCGATCCTGACGACGATATCGGCGGACTCTCGACGCCGCCGGACGACGAGGAGATGCCCCTGGCCGATCACATCGAGGAGATGGTGCTCCGGCTGGCGGTCGTCTTGCTGTTCGGAGCCGGCGGGACGGCGATCGGGCTGCTGTGGGCCTCCGACGCGATCGAATTCATCTGGTTCAACGTCTTCCCCTACGACGCCGGCGAGGTCCCGCCACCTCACGTTTACAACCCGCTCGAGCTGTGGTTGACCCGGATCAAGATCTCGTCGCTGCTCGGGATCATGATCGCGCTGCCGGCGTTCGTCTACGAGTGTTACCTGTTCATGCGGCCGGGGCTGTATCCGAACGAGCGCAAGTACTACCTCGCGGCGGTGCCGACGAGCGTCGTTCTCGGCGCGATCGGGATGTTGTTTTCCTACGTGCTCGTGTTGCCGATCCTCTTTCGGTACTTCACCTACTACGCGGAGGGAAGCGCCGAGATCGCGTACGCGCTGGGCGACACGTTCAACCTGATCATCACGCTCATGGGCTTTCTCGCGATCGTGTTCCAGATTCCGCTCTTCATCATGCTGGCGATCATGATGGGCGTGACGACCCGCCGCTGGCTGGCCCAGAAGCGGCTGTACTTCTGGGCGGGCTTCGCGGGGCTCTCGTTCATGTTCACGCTCGATCCGACCGGGATGGCTCCCATCCTGGTCGCTGTCACGATGATCCTGCTGTTCGAAGGGACGCTGTTCGTCCTGAAGTGGGTCGGACGCGAGTAG
- the nasA gene encoding assimilatory nitrate reductase NasA: protein MRCAVGCGHVQQAPDRGYGLGTVRGDPSHPVNRGLACQRGVSETADPGGEWLTRPLVRKDGELVATTIESALERAAEGLGTALEDGGSDSVAVLGSGQQTNEAAYALGKLARGGFGTRYYDANTTLCMASAVTAYYDAFGSDAPPPTYDDIPEAETHVVWGANPSAAHPVMFRWIRQSADEDDSELIVVDPVHSETVEVADHHVPLEPGADLALARAVLARVVETDRIDEAFVEEATVGFDELRAELPDAAEAAEMAGVSMADVDRLAAALEDPALLYWGMGINQSVNGTAAAGALIDCCLATGNLRPGSGPFSLTGQANSMGTRVCSSKGSWPGHRPFADPDHRRAVAETWGVPVSRFPDDTGPGPVGIVDALGDDVDAVYAVATNPVAGMPDATRVREKLEDAFLVVQDAFRSETVEYADVVLPAATWGESEGTTTNMERTVSRVRAATETPSGVRTDLELIGDLADRIVPDLFDRTQEPEAVFDEFAALTADTPADLSGISYERLEAERAVRWPAPAPDASAGYRYYEAGDRGDEQTGDNDDEQTTNDTGERTADDGDAIDGETDSGGPTDESWSFYTQSGRARFSTGEARPLPEPTDESYPFTLTTARRPDAYNTGVRTREDEPPTARVSPATAAAIADELEAPADGHMSDEADEGDEDRQYGRVVSRRASVTVSVETDEAIPDGVVWLPIHHPDVNDLTLPDVDPRSNEPNFKQCAVRLEAPRERDVRAVAEASA, encoded by the coding sequence ATGCGATGTGCGGTCGGCTGCGGGCACGTCCAGCAGGCTCCCGACCGCGGCTACGGCCTCGGGACCGTCCGCGGCGATCCGAGTCATCCGGTCAACCGGGGACTGGCCTGCCAGCGCGGCGTCAGCGAGACCGCCGATCCGGGCGGCGAGTGGCTCACCAGGCCGCTCGTACGCAAAGACGGCGAGCTCGTGGCGACCACCATCGAATCGGCCCTCGAGCGCGCGGCGGAAGGCCTCGGTACCGCGCTGGAAGACGGCGGGAGCGACAGCGTCGCGGTCCTGGGGAGCGGGCAGCAGACCAACGAGGCCGCCTATGCCCTGGGCAAGCTCGCCCGCGGCGGCTTCGGGACCCGCTACTACGACGCCAACACGACGCTGTGTATGGCCTCGGCCGTCACCGCCTACTACGACGCGTTCGGCAGTGACGCGCCGCCGCCGACCTACGACGACATCCCCGAGGCCGAGACGCACGTCGTCTGGGGCGCGAATCCGTCGGCCGCCCACCCGGTCATGTTTCGCTGGATCCGCCAGTCCGCCGACGAGGACGACTCCGAACTCATCGTAGTTGACCCCGTTCACAGCGAGACCGTCGAGGTCGCCGACCACCACGTCCCGCTCGAGCCAGGTGCCGATCTCGCGCTTGCTCGAGCCGTTCTCGCTCGCGTCGTCGAGACGGACCGGATCGACGAGGCGTTCGTCGAGGAGGCGACGGTCGGCTTCGACGAACTCCGCGCGGAGCTTCCCGATGCAGCCGAGGCCGCCGAGATGGCGGGTGTCTCGATGGCCGACGTCGACCGCCTCGCAGCGGCGCTCGAGGATCCCGCACTACTCTACTGGGGGATGGGCATCAACCAGAGCGTCAACGGGACCGCGGCCGCGGGCGCGCTGATCGATTGCTGTCTCGCGACCGGCAACCTCCGGCCGGGGTCGGGACCGTTCTCGCTGACCGGACAGGCCAACTCGATGGGGACCCGCGTCTGCTCCTCGAAGGGGTCGTGGCCCGGTCACCGCCCGTTCGCGGATCCGGACCACCGCAGGGCGGTCGCCGAGACATGGGGCGTGCCGGTCTCGCGATTTCCCGACGACACGGGGCCGGGACCGGTCGGCATCGTCGACGCGCTCGGCGACGACGTCGACGCCGTCTACGCGGTCGCGACCAACCCCGTCGCGGGCATGCCCGATGCGACGCGCGTCCGCGAGAAACTCGAGGACGCGTTCCTCGTCGTGCAGGACGCCTTCCGGAGCGAAACGGTCGAGTACGCCGACGTCGTCCTGCCCGCGGCGACGTGGGGCGAGTCCGAGGGGACGACGACCAACATGGAGCGGACCGTCTCCCGGGTTCGGGCCGCAACGGAGACTCCCTCGGGCGTCCGGACGGACCTCGAGTTGATCGGCGACCTCGCCGATCGTATCGTCCCCGATCTGTTCGATCGGACGCAGGAGCCCGAAGCGGTCTTCGACGAGTTCGCGGCGCTGACAGCCGACACCCCCGCCGATCTCTCCGGGATCAGCTACGAGCGCCTCGAGGCCGAACGCGCGGTTCGCTGGCCGGCACCGGCACCGGACGCGTCGGCGGGCTACCGATACTACGAGGCCGGGGATCGCGGCGACGAGCAGACGGGTGACAACGATGACGAGCAGACGACGAACGATACCGGCGAGCGAACGGCCGACGACGGAGATGCGATCGACGGCGAGACTGATTCCGGCGGCCCGACCGACGAATCGTGGTCGTTCTACACCCAGTCAGGCCGCGCGCGGTTCTCGACGGGCGAGGCCCGGCCGCTTCCCGAGCCGACCGACGAGTCCTATCCGTTCACGCTGACCACTGCACGCCGCCCGGACGCGTACAATACCGGGGTCCGGACCCGCGAGGACGAACCGCCGACGGCGCGGGTCAGCCCGGCGACGGCCGCCGCGATCGCGGACGAGCTCGAGGCCCCCGCTGACGGCCACATGAGCGACGAGGCCGACGAGGGAGACGAGGACCGGCAGTACGGCCGCGTGGTCTCTCGACGGGCATCGGTCACCGTCAGCGTGGAGACCGACGAGGCGATCCCCGACGGGGTCGTCTGGCTGCCGATTCACCACCCCGACGTGAACGACCTCACCCTGCCCGACGTCGACCCGCGCTCGAACGAGCCGAACTTCAAGCAGTGTGCCGTCCGCCTCGAGGCGCCGCGGGAGCGCGACGTCAGGGCGGTCGCGGAAGCGAGTGCCTGA
- a CDS encoding nitrite/sulfite reductase, whose protein sequence is MAHKKEELKEGCYGDEVREHILEFAENGGYEAIPEDERETWFTRFKFWGLFHQRSGQESYFMMRLTNASGILEPDQLRTIGEVAREYATGPVENPEFGNGWIDLTTRQSVQLHWLKLEDVPEIWEQLESAGVHSRSAGGDTMRNISGCPLHGKAEEFVEAGPLLERFEEELRTDDALANMPRKFNISASGCTVGCAQDSINDIGFEPATKEVDGEEARGFNVRVGGGLGGRQPRAATPLDIFVRPENAYEVGRGFVELYHDYGNRQNRSKNRARFFAEDWGMEKIRETLQEEYVEFEMHTAGEDFREEYTYNAGRPVEDGQHDHVGVGDQKDGRNYVGLSVPVGRLPAEDAIELADYADEYGSGEVRLTRRQNPVIVDVADEDLEALLAEPLLEAYPAEPSPFERGAMACTGTEFCSIALTETKGRMARMLRWFNKNVDLPNDVGKIKMHYSGCTADCGQAMTADIGLQGMRARKDGEMVEAFDIGVGGGVGEEPSFIDWVQQRVPADEAPGAIRNLLQAYAAHRSDGQTFRQWVEATAEEQLVEFCEPEETDFEAPYMADAKQSWYPFAESESAAAAVGEESAAPSDD, encoded by the coding sequence ATGGCGCATAAGAAAGAAGAACTCAAGGAGGGCTGTTACGGCGATGAGGTCCGTGAACACATCCTCGAGTTCGCCGAAAACGGCGGCTACGAAGCGATTCCGGAGGACGAACGCGAGACGTGGTTCACCCGGTTCAAGTTCTGGGGACTGTTCCACCAGCGCTCCGGGCAGGAGTCGTACTTCATGATGCGACTGACCAACGCCAGCGGCATTCTCGAGCCCGACCAGCTGCGAACGATCGGCGAGGTCGCCCGCGAGTACGCGACGGGTCCCGTCGAGAACCCCGAGTTCGGCAACGGCTGGATTGATCTGACGACCCGCCAGTCCGTCCAGTTGCACTGGCTCAAACTCGAGGACGTGCCCGAGATCTGGGAGCAACTCGAGTCGGCCGGCGTTCACTCCCGATCCGCGGGCGGTGACACGATGCGCAACATCTCCGGCTGTCCGCTCCACGGGAAGGCCGAAGAGTTCGTCGAGGCCGGCCCCCTACTCGAGCGCTTCGAGGAGGAGCTTCGCACGGACGACGCGCTCGCGAACATGCCCCGGAAGTTCAACATCAGCGCGTCGGGTTGTACGGTCGGCTGTGCGCAGGACTCGATCAACGATATCGGGTTCGAGCCGGCGACGAAGGAGGTAGACGGCGAGGAAGCCCGCGGGTTCAACGTCCGCGTCGGCGGCGGGCTCGGCGGTCGTCAGCCCCGCGCCGCGACGCCGCTCGATATCTTCGTCCGGCCCGAGAACGCCTACGAGGTGGGCCGCGGTTTCGTCGAGCTCTACCACGACTACGGCAACCGCCAGAACCGTTCGAAGAACCGCGCGCGGTTCTTCGCCGAGGACTGGGGCATGGAGAAGATCCGCGAGACGCTTCAGGAGGAGTACGTCGAGTTCGAAATGCACACGGCGGGCGAGGACTTCCGCGAGGAGTACACCTACAACGCCGGCCGTCCCGTCGAGGACGGCCAGCACGATCACGTCGGCGTCGGCGACCAGAAGGATGGCCGGAATTACGTCGGTTTGAGCGTTCCCGTCGGCCGCCTGCCCGCCGAGGACGCCATCGAACTGGCCGACTACGCCGACGAGTACGGCTCCGGCGAGGTCCGCCTGACCCGCCGCCAGAACCCCGTCATCGTCGATGTCGCCGACGAGGATCTCGAGGCCCTGCTCGCCGAACCGCTGCTCGAGGCGTACCCTGCCGAGCCGAGCCCCTTCGAGCGCGGTGCGATGGCCTGTACGGGAACCGAGTTCTGTTCGATCGCGCTGACCGAGACGAAGGGCCGGATGGCTCGCATGCTGCGCTGGTTCAACAAGAACGTCGACCTACCCAACGATGTCGGCAAAATCAAGATGCACTACTCCGGCTGTACCGCTGACTGCGGGCAGGCGATGACCGCGGACATCGGTCTGCAGGGGATGCGCGCCCGCAAAGACGGTGAGATGGTCGAGGCCTTCGATATCGGCGTCGGCGGCGGCGTCGGCGAGGAGCCCTCGTTCATCGACTGGGTGCAACAGCGCGTGCCGGCCGACGAGGCCCCCGGCGCGATCCGGAACCTGTTGCAGGCCTACGCGGCCCACCGTTCGGACGGACAGACGTTCCGGCAGTGGGTCGAGGCGACGGCCGAGGAACAGCTCGTCGAGTTCTGCGAGCCCGAGGAGACCGACTTCGAGGCACCGTACATGGCCGACGCCAAGCAGTCGTGGTACCCCTTCGCGGAGAGCGAGTCCGCGGCGGCCGCTGTCGGCGAGGAGTCCGCGGCTCCCTCGGACGACTGA
- a CDS encoding amphi-Trp domain-containing protein: MPEDVLFKSESDQSRADIASLLRRVADNLEDGEAITLKAGSESVTLEPPARPTFEVKAEREGPADAPGELSVEFELEWDEAGEGDGDGNGGGPLEIE; encoded by the coding sequence ATGCCCGAAGACGTACTCTTCAAATCCGAGAGCGACCAGAGTCGAGCGGATATCGCGTCCCTTCTCCGACGCGTCGCGGACAACCTCGAGGACGGCGAGGCGATCACGCTCAAAGCGGGATCCGAATCCGTGACGCTCGAGCCGCCAGCCCGTCCCACCTTCGAGGTCAAAGCCGAACGCGAGGGACCGGCCGACGCGCCCGGCGAACTGAGCGTCGAATTCGAACTCGAGTGGGACGAAGCCGGCGAAGGAGACGGGGACGGGAACGGCGGTGGACCGCTCGAAATCGAATAA